Proteins encoded by one window of Myxococcus guangdongensis:
- a CDS encoding serine/threonine-protein kinase: MEHPSEGRDFGKYTLLERIATGGMAEIFRARMTAVAGVTKPVVIKKILPGYADQSAFVSMFVNEARIAAGLSHGNIAQVFDFGEVDGQFFIAMEWVDGHPLSRVLRRAREKGLYTLPQPLALLVTVEVLKGLAYAHTRLDDRGRPLHIIHRDVSPQNVLLSYEGQVKLVDFGIARARMAGGYEPDEVDAKGKYAYFAPEQARGRELDARADIFAAGTLLYETLCGRLPFEGSVTDVMRKIAVGDFPRPRELEPDIPPALERILLTALAVEREQRYPTAEAFAEVLTRYLHTATPDVSTSALAHFMGYLFETELVADGRPVLLPREFLGQMARWTRAPSERRAPREPSPSDVTQELTPALLEAPTAPRPPEGRRERTTQPIPVVPGPSSDATPAEAPPPEPAPTLDAPPRTGPRVPNAMALGTPVLAAMGVALVVMMLGRNGTFSVELSSSPPGANIRVDGRPLDTLTPALLTHLPADTEHLLEVHIPGMVPWSQVVRAERGTTLAVHARLRPRLNTPAASATSARAHPAPPVQEMDWAPGGIRLSAVSHAFRVPVTNAARVQLDPARTYLVHTEGRMSLGGPMSVEHASYFLEGDANLPAHESFGVLGPDEQLVRHASMLHVFALDARRDDNRGGLQVRIRELGGPSLPPFRLDSRQHAVKLSRADRFVLRALDPGTTYDVVLRYTAEPARTRGLGGGPVGRVLGLVGTGPGPEGSPSGLALLEVGQPTRLKGASWLQLAFPDDNLADNTGTLLLEVAPVVHPAGGQTAPAEHRHGRTAQ; the protein is encoded by the coding sequence GTGGAGCACCCGTCCGAAGGGCGCGATTTCGGCAAGTACACGTTGCTCGAGCGCATCGCGACGGGCGGCATGGCGGAGATCTTCCGCGCCCGGATGACGGCGGTGGCGGGTGTCACCAAGCCGGTGGTCATCAAGAAGATCCTCCCCGGCTACGCGGACCAGAGCGCCTTCGTCTCCATGTTCGTCAACGAGGCGCGCATCGCCGCGGGGCTGAGCCACGGCAACATCGCGCAGGTCTTCGACTTCGGCGAAGTCGACGGCCAGTTCTTCATCGCCATGGAGTGGGTGGACGGGCATCCGCTGTCGCGCGTGTTGCGCCGGGCGCGTGAGAAGGGATTGTACACGCTCCCGCAGCCCCTCGCCCTGCTGGTGACGGTGGAGGTGCTCAAGGGGCTGGCGTACGCGCACACCCGCCTGGACGACCGCGGCCGGCCGCTGCACATCATCCACCGCGACGTCAGCCCGCAGAACGTCCTGCTCAGCTACGAGGGCCAGGTGAAGCTGGTGGACTTCGGCATCGCCCGCGCGCGGATGGCGGGCGGGTACGAGCCCGACGAGGTCGACGCCAAGGGCAAGTACGCCTACTTCGCGCCGGAGCAGGCCCGGGGCCGGGAGCTGGACGCGCGCGCGGACATCTTCGCCGCGGGCACCTTGTTGTACGAAACGCTGTGCGGGCGACTGCCCTTCGAGGGCTCCGTCACCGACGTGATGCGCAAAATCGCGGTGGGCGACTTCCCCCGGCCGCGCGAGCTGGAGCCCGACATCCCTCCGGCCCTGGAGCGCATCCTCCTCACCGCGCTGGCCGTGGAGCGCGAGCAGCGCTACCCCACCGCCGAGGCCTTCGCGGAGGTCCTCACCCGCTACCTGCACACCGCCACACCCGACGTCTCCACCAGCGCGCTGGCCCACTTCATGGGCTACCTGTTCGAGACCGAGCTCGTCGCGGACGGGCGCCCCGTGCTGCTGCCGCGCGAGTTCCTCGGGCAGATGGCCCGCTGGACGCGCGCGCCCTCCGAGCGCCGAGCCCCGCGTGAGCCTTCGCCCTCCGACGTGACGCAGGAGCTGACTCCGGCGCTCCTGGAGGCACCCACCGCGCCCCGCCCACCCGAGGGCCGCCGCGAGCGCACCACCCAGCCCATCCCCGTCGTCCCCGGCCCGTCCTCGGATGCCACTCCCGCAGAGGCACCTCCCCCCGAGCCCGCGCCGACCCTCGACGCCCCGCCTCGCACCGGCCCTCGCGTGCCGAACGCGATGGCGCTGGGGACGCCGGTGCTCGCGGCCATGGGCGTGGCGCTGGTGGTGATGATGCTGGGGCGCAACGGCACCTTCTCCGTGGAGCTCAGCTCGTCACCGCCGGGCGCCAACATCCGCGTGGATGGCCGACCGCTGGACACGCTCACCCCCGCGCTCCTCACCCACCTGCCCGCGGACACCGAGCACCTGTTGGAGGTCCACATCCCCGGCATGGTGCCGTGGAGCCAGGTGGTGCGCGCCGAGCGGGGCACCACCCTGGCCGTGCACGCGCGACTTCGTCCTCGGCTGAACACTCCGGCCGCGAGCGCCACGTCCGCCCGCGCCCACCCCGCGCCACCGGTGCAGGAGATGGACTGGGCCCCGGGCGGCATCCGCCTGTCCGCGGTGAGCCACGCCTTCCGCGTCCCCGTCACCAACGCCGCCCGCGTGCAGCTGGACCCGGCCCGCACGTACCTGGTGCACACCGAGGGGCGCATGTCGCTGGGCGGCCCCATGTCCGTGGAGCACGCCAGCTACTTCCTGGAGGGCGACGCGAACCTGCCCGCGCACGAATCCTTCGGCGTGCTCGGGCCCGACGAGCAGCTGGTGCGCCACGCCTCCATGCTCCACGTCTTCGCGCTGGATGCCCGACGGGACGACAACCGGGGCGGGCTGCAGGTGCGCATCCGGGAGCTGGGGGGCCCGAGCCTCCCGCCCTTCCGGCTGGACTCGCGCCAGCACGCGGTCAAGCTGTCGCGGGCGGACCGCTTCGTGCTCCGCGCGCTGGACCCGGGCACCACGTATGACGTGGTGCTGCGCTACACCGCCGAGCCCGCCCGGACGCGGGGCCTGGGCGGCGGCCCCGTGGGACGGGTGCTCGGCCTGGTGGGCACCGGCCCCGGTCCCGAGGGCTCGCCCAGCGGCCTGGCGCTCCTGGAAGTGGGACAGCCCACCCGGCTCAAGGGGGCGTCATGGCTCCAGCTCGCCTTCCCGGACGACAACCTGGCCGACAACACCGGCACCCTCCTGCTGGAGGTCGCCCCCGTGGTCCACCCGGCGGGCGGGCAGACGGCCCCCGCCGAGCACCGCCACGGCCGCACGGCACAGTGA
- a CDS encoding CarD family transcriptional regulator has translation MPEGSASLNQLAVGDRVVYPNQGVCRVTAIDTKEVAGQKLIFVTMRREEDNALLMVPQAKVVAIGVRRVASPEDVKSLFAFLRADGDKADLDWKQRARTNQERMTQGGILGLAEVVKDLQVLSELRPLPTKERELYDNARHLLVSEVATALGTAEVNAEDAIDLVLFPPGRERPKRTAAEFAKGDEDDLGLDGDLLGLDGDLDLPSEEEPQSESDEESSSEDEGEESSEEKGDEESAPKKRGRPPKAKPEEAEGAEPAAPKKRGRPPKPKPDAPPEGAEPAAPKKRGRPPKPKPPEVEGAAPAAPKKRGRPPKAKPADSED, from the coding sequence ATGCCTGAAGGGTCCGCGTCACTCAACCAGCTCGCGGTCGGCGACCGGGTCGTCTACCCGAATCAGGGTGTCTGCCGCGTCACCGCCATCGACACCAAGGAAGTGGCGGGACAGAAGCTCATCTTCGTCACCATGCGGCGGGAGGAGGACAACGCCCTGCTGATGGTGCCCCAGGCCAAGGTCGTGGCCATCGGTGTCCGCCGGGTCGCGAGCCCCGAGGACGTGAAGAGCCTCTTCGCCTTCCTGCGCGCCGACGGCGACAAGGCCGACCTGGACTGGAAGCAGCGCGCACGCACCAACCAGGAGCGCATGACCCAGGGCGGAATCCTGGGGCTCGCCGAGGTGGTCAAGGACCTCCAGGTCCTGAGCGAGCTGCGCCCGCTGCCGACCAAGGAGCGTGAGCTGTACGACAACGCCCGGCACCTGCTGGTGTCGGAGGTCGCCACCGCGCTCGGCACCGCCGAGGTCAACGCCGAGGACGCCATCGACCTCGTGCTCTTCCCGCCCGGCCGCGAGCGCCCCAAGCGCACCGCCGCCGAGTTCGCGAAGGGCGACGAGGACGACCTGGGGCTCGACGGCGACCTGTTGGGGCTCGACGGCGACCTGGACCTGCCCTCGGAAGAGGAGCCGCAGTCCGAGTCCGACGAGGAGAGCTCCTCCGAGGACGAGGGCGAGGAGTCGTCCGAGGAGAAGGGCGACGAGGAGTCCGCGCCGAAGAAGCGCGGCCGTCCTCCCAAGGCCAAGCCCGAGGAGGCCGAGGGCGCCGAGCCCGCCGCGCCCAAGAAGCGCGGCCGTCCTCCCAAGCCGAAGCCGGACGCCCCGCCCGAGGGCGCCGAGCCCGCCGCGCCCAAGAAGCGTGGCCGTCCTCCCAAGCCGAAGCCGCCCGAAGTGGAGGGAGCGGCGCCCGCCGCGCCCAAGAAGCGCGGCCGTCCGCCCAAGGCCAAGCCCGCCGACAGCGAGGACTGA